A stretch of Balaenoptera ricei isolate mBalRic1 chromosome 9, mBalRic1.hap2, whole genome shotgun sequence DNA encodes these proteins:
- the INSIG1 gene encoding insulin-induced gene 1 protein isoform X2, whose protein sequence is MPRLDDHPWSGPCAKGAKHRSHLRASARGLEAKVGEMINSPVSGPSPLVAHSARGADPAHGPASAGVGGHGGSGHINSWHHHWVQRSLVLFSVGVVLALVLNLLQVQRNVTLFPEEVIATIFSSAWWVPPCCGTAAAVVGLLYPCIDSHLGEPHKFKREWASVMRCVAVFVGINHASAKLDFANNVQLSLTLAALSLGLWWTFDRSRSGLGLGITIAFLATVITQLLVYNGVYQYTSPDFLYIRSWLPCIFFSGGVTVGNIGRQLAMVQMMLC, encoded by the exons ATGCCCAGACTGGACGACCACCCCTGGAGCGGTCCCTGCGCTAAGGGCGCGAAGCACAGAAGCCACCTGAGGGCCAGTGCCAGAGGGCTGGAGGCCAAAGTGGGAGAAATGATCAACTCCCCAGTGTCAGGCCCCTCTCCCCTGGTGGCCCACAGTGCCCGGGGCGCCGACCCGGCTCACGGGCCCGCGAGCGCTGGCGTGGGAGGCCATGGCGGCAGCGGCCACATCAACAGCTGGCATCACCACTGGGTGCAAAGGAGCCTGGTGCTGTTCTCAGTGGGCGTGGTCCTGGCCCTGGTGCTGAACCTGCTGCAGGTCCAGAGGAACGTCACCCTGTTCCCTGAGGAGGTCATCGCCACCATCTTCTCCTCCGCCTGGTGGGTTCCCCCGTGCTGTGGGACAGCAGCTG CTGTTGTCGGCTTGCTTTACCCCTGCATTGACAGTCACCTTGGAGAGCCACACAAGTTTAAGAGGGAGTGGGCCAGTGTGATGCGCTGTGTGGCAGTTTTTGTTGGTATCAATCACGCCAGTGCT AAATTGGATTTTGCCAATAACGTTCAGCTCTCCTTGACGTTAGCAGCCCTGTCTTTGGGCCTTTGGTGGACATTTGACCGTTCAAGAAGTGGCCTTGGGCTTGGGATCACCATCGCCTTCCTTGCCACTGTGATCACTCAGCTGCTGGTGTACAATGGTGTCTATCA GTACACGTCCCCGGATTTTCTGTACATCCGCTCCTGGCTCCCGTGCATCTTCTTCTCGGGAGGTGTGACCGTGGGAAACATAGGACGACAGCTGGCCATG GTACAGATGATGCTATGCTAG
- the INSIG1 gene encoding insulin-induced gene 1 protein isoform X1: protein MPRLDDHPWSGPCAKGAKHRSHLRASARGLEAKVGEMINSPVSGPSPLVAHSARGADPAHGPASAGVGGHGGSGHINSWHHHWVQRSLVLFSVGVVLALVLNLLQVQRNVTLFPEEVIATIFSSAWWVPPCCGTAAAVVGLLYPCIDSHLGEPHKFKREWASVMRCVAVFVGINHASAKLDFANNVQLSLTLAALSLGLWWTFDRSRSGLGLGITIAFLATVITQLLVYNGVYQYTSPDFLYIRSWLPCIFFSGGVTVGNIGRQLAMGVPEKPHSD from the exons ATGCCCAGACTGGACGACCACCCCTGGAGCGGTCCCTGCGCTAAGGGCGCGAAGCACAGAAGCCACCTGAGGGCCAGTGCCAGAGGGCTGGAGGCCAAAGTGGGAGAAATGATCAACTCCCCAGTGTCAGGCCCCTCTCCCCTGGTGGCCCACAGTGCCCGGGGCGCCGACCCGGCTCACGGGCCCGCGAGCGCTGGCGTGGGAGGCCATGGCGGCAGCGGCCACATCAACAGCTGGCATCACCACTGGGTGCAAAGGAGCCTGGTGCTGTTCTCAGTGGGCGTGGTCCTGGCCCTGGTGCTGAACCTGCTGCAGGTCCAGAGGAACGTCACCCTGTTCCCTGAGGAGGTCATCGCCACCATCTTCTCCTCCGCCTGGTGGGTTCCCCCGTGCTGTGGGACAGCAGCTG CTGTTGTCGGCTTGCTTTACCCCTGCATTGACAGTCACCTTGGAGAGCCACACAAGTTTAAGAGGGAGTGGGCCAGTGTGATGCGCTGTGTGGCAGTTTTTGTTGGTATCAATCACGCCAGTGCT AAATTGGATTTTGCCAATAACGTTCAGCTCTCCTTGACGTTAGCAGCCCTGTCTTTGGGCCTTTGGTGGACATTTGACCGTTCAAGAAGTGGCCTTGGGCTTGGGATCACCATCGCCTTCCTTGCCACTGTGATCACTCAGCTGCTGGTGTACAATGGTGTCTATCA GTACACGTCCCCGGATTTTCTGTACATCCGCTCCTGGCTCCCGTGCATCTTCTTCTCGGGAGGTGTGACCGTGGGAAACATAGGACGACAGCTGGCCATG GGTGTTCCTGAAAAGCCACATAGCGATTGA
- the INSIG1 gene encoding insulin-induced gene 1 protein isoform X3, with protein MPRLDDHPWSGPCAKGAKHRSHLRASARGLEAKVGEMINSPVSGPSPLVAHSARGADPAHGPASAGVGGHGGSGHINSWHHHWVQRSLVLFSVGVVLALVLNLLQVQRNVTLFPEEVIATIFSSAWWVPPCCGTAAAVVGLLYPCIDSHLGEPHKFKREWASVMRCVAVFVGINHASAKLDFANNVQLSLTLAALSLGLWWTFDRSRSGLGLGITIAFLATVITQLLVYNGTRPRIFCTSAPGSRASSSREV; from the exons ATGCCCAGACTGGACGACCACCCCTGGAGCGGTCCCTGCGCTAAGGGCGCGAAGCACAGAAGCCACCTGAGGGCCAGTGCCAGAGGGCTGGAGGCCAAAGTGGGAGAAATGATCAACTCCCCAGTGTCAGGCCCCTCTCCCCTGGTGGCCCACAGTGCCCGGGGCGCCGACCCGGCTCACGGGCCCGCGAGCGCTGGCGTGGGAGGCCATGGCGGCAGCGGCCACATCAACAGCTGGCATCACCACTGGGTGCAAAGGAGCCTGGTGCTGTTCTCAGTGGGCGTGGTCCTGGCCCTGGTGCTGAACCTGCTGCAGGTCCAGAGGAACGTCACCCTGTTCCCTGAGGAGGTCATCGCCACCATCTTCTCCTCCGCCTGGTGGGTTCCCCCGTGCTGTGGGACAGCAGCTG CTGTTGTCGGCTTGCTTTACCCCTGCATTGACAGTCACCTTGGAGAGCCACACAAGTTTAAGAGGGAGTGGGCCAGTGTGATGCGCTGTGTGGCAGTTTTTGTTGGTATCAATCACGCCAGTGCT AAATTGGATTTTGCCAATAACGTTCAGCTCTCCTTGACGTTAGCAGCCCTGTCTTTGGGCCTTTGGTGGACATTTGACCGTTCAAGAAGTGGCCTTGGGCTTGGGATCACCATCGCCTTCCTTGCCACTGTGATCACTCAGCTGCTGGTGTACAATG GTACACGTCCCCGGATTTTCTGTACATCCGCTCCTGGCTCCCGTGCATCTTCTTCTCGGGAGGTGTGA